In Carya illinoinensis cultivar Pawnee chromosome 9, C.illinoinensisPawnee_v1, whole genome shotgun sequence, the following are encoded in one genomic region:
- the LOC122275398 gene encoding protein trichome birefringence-like 3 → MSLPASTSSGGTMKPPRGRLPLPVIIIIVCAVAFMALLYTETITFLSHSSIFRPKTCTRKNSVKKSNHDTAAENHDMGNSIVDDRFEFDPEECNVASGKWVFNRSIKPLYSDMSCPYLDRQVSCVKNGRPDSDYRHWEWQPEDCTLPRFNPEVALKKLRGKRLLFVGDSLQRGQWQSFVCMVESIIPEDQKFLRRGRSHTVFKAKEYNATIEFYWAPFLVESNSDINIIADPKKRILKVDSVSKHAQHWLGVDILVFNTYVWWMSGLRLKTLWGSFANGEEGFEELDTPVAYKIGLKTWANWVDSTINPNKTRVFFTTMSPTHTRSEDWNSTGGLLKCFNDTKPVMKKKHWGSGSDKRIMSVVASVVRKMKVPVTVINITQISEYRVDAHSSVYTETGGKVLTDEQKADPLHHADCIHWCLPGVPDTWNQIFLAHL, encoded by the exons ATGAGTTTACCAGCTTCTACTTCATCAGGAGGCACAATGAAACCTCCCAGAGGAAGGCTACCTCTTCCCGTCATTATtattatagtttgtgctgtTGCCTTCATGGCTCTCTTGTATACAGAAACCATTACTTTTCTTTCTCACAGCTCCATTTTCAGGCCCAAAACCTGTACCAGAAAAAACTCTGTTAAAAAATCAA ATCATGATACAGCTGCAGAGAATCATGATATGGGTAACTCCATTGTAGATGATAGGTTTGAGTTTGACCCGGAGGAATGCAATGTCGCTAGTGGAAAGTGGGTTTTTAACCGTTCTATAAAGCCCTTGTACTCGGACATGTCATGCCCGTATCTCGATAGACAAGTTTCTTGCGTCAAGAATGGACGCCCGGATTCTGATTACCGCCACTGGGAATGGCAGCCGGAAGATTGTACCTTGCCTAG GTTTAATCCAGAAGTGGCTCTTAAGAAACTGCGAGGAAAGAGGCTACTGTTTGTGGGAGATTCGCTGCAGCGAGGTCAATGGCAATCTTTCGTATGTATGGTTGAATCCATTATACCAGAGGACCAGAAGTTCCTCCGACGTGGCCGCTCTCATACAGTCTTCAAAGCTAAG GAATATAATGCAACTATCGAATTTTACTGGGCCCCATTTCTTGTCGAGTCCAATTCCGATATCAACATTATAGCAGATCCAAAGAAAAGAATACTGAAAGTGGATTCTGTTTCAAAGCATGCCCAACACTGGTTAGGTGTTGATATACTTGTTTTCAATACTTACGTTTGGTGGATGAGTGGTCTTAGACTCAAAACACT ATGGGGATCTTTTGCAAACGGGGAAGAAGGGTTCGAAGAGTTGGATACACCAGTTGCTTACAAAATAGGTTTGAAGACGTGGGCCAACTGGGTTGACTCAACTATCAATCCCAATAAGACACGTGTCTTCTTCACTACCATGTCCCCTACGCACacaag AAGCGAAGACTGGAACAGCACAGGTGGATTATTGAAATGTTTCAACGACACAAAGCCAGTGATGAAAAAGAAGCACTGGGGAAGTGGTTCCGACAAGCGAATAATGAGCGTGGTAGCAAGTGTAGTTAGGAAAATGAAAGTTCCTGTAACAGTCATCAACATAACACAAATCTCAGAGTACCGAGTGGATGCTCACTCATCCGTTTACACAGAGACGGGGGGGAAAGTTCTAACTGATGAGCAGAAAGCTGACCCACTTCACCATGCAGATTGCATACACTGGTGTTTGCCAGGGGTCCCAGATACTTGGAATCAAATCTTTTTGGCACATTTGTAG
- the LOC122277606 gene encoding bifunctional monothiol glutaredoxin-S16, chloroplastic, whose product MLSAAPNYFSPISDETINDQQDIKGRKQTVIISDKLTLVAQRFSVHSPPMATATVSLSLVHASPFLRFRSPCSPPNAPSLLLYSHPKPCLTVSSVYLKSNAAAKPRAITIALAHKKLSETEIVAVPPASEQLSGNFPSDAGVYAIYDKNEELQFIGISRNIAASVTVHQKSVPDLCGSVKVGVVDDPDRTALTQAWKSWMEEHIKATGKVPPGNESGNATWVRQTPKRKPDLRLTPGRHVQLTVSLEELIDRLVKENKVVAFIKGSRSAPMCGFSQRVVGILESEGVDYESVDVLDEEYNNGLRETLKKYSNWPTFPQIFVNGELVGGCDILTSMYEKGELTSFFKK is encoded by the exons ATGTTATCAGCTGCACCCAATTATTTCTCTCCGATCTCCGATGAAACAATAAACGACCAACAAGACATAAAAGGCCGAAAGCAAACAGTGATTATATCCGATAAGCTCACCCTGGTTGCACAGCGATTCTCCGTTCACTCTCCCCCAATGGCCACCGCCACGGTCAGCCTATCTCTAGTTCACGCTTCCCCCTTTCTTCGCTTCCGCTCCCCTTGCTCTCCCCCAAACGCCCCTAGTCTTTTACTCTATTCACACCCTAAACCCTGCCTCACTGTCTCGTCCGTTTATCTGAAATCCAACGCTGCAGCTAAACCTCGCGCCATAACAATTGCTTTAGCTCACAAGAAACTATCGGAAACGGAAATTGTCGCCGTACCTCCCGCATCCGAGCAACTTTCCGGAAATTTTCCGTCCGATGCCGGCGTTTACGCCATCTACGACAAGAACGAGGAGCTTCAGTTCATTGGCATATCGCGGAACATTGCGGCGAGCGTTACTGTGCACCAGAAATCGGTGCCGGACCTCTGCGGCTCAGTCAAG GTCGGGGTGGTAGATGATCCTGACAGAACAGCTCTGACCCAAGCTTGGAAATCATGGATGGAAGAACACATAAAAGCCACTGGAAAGGTCCCACCAGGTAATGAATCAGGGAACGCCACCTGGGTCCGACAGACACCAAAGAGGAAGCCTGATCTTCGGCTGACTCCTGGCCGTCATGTTCAACTGACGGTCTCACTGGAGGAACTCATTGATAGGTTGGTAAAGGAAAACAAAGTGGTGGCCTTTATCAAGGGTTCCAGAAGTGCACCAATGTGTGGATTCTCACAGAGGGTGGTTGGCATCCTTGAAAGCGAGGGAGTAGATTATGAAAGTGTTGACGTGCTCGATGAAGAGTATAATAATGGATTGAGGGAGACTCTGAAGAAGTATAGTAACTGGCCCACATTTCCGCAGATCTTTGTGAATGGTGAATTGGTTGGAGGTTGCGATATTCTGACTTCCATGTACGAGAAGGGTGAACTAACTAGTTTTTTCAAGAAGTAA